In Sporichthya polymorpha DSM 43042, a genomic segment contains:
- a CDS encoding alpha/beta hydrolase: MTERQIRPQIRRRTKATLRSRAVVAAFGRATAPHLAKLTGDEITPEIAARFARLDKVSARVPALRGSRTERFTIGDFEAEWVHGPGVPGGAPDSRDRVILYLHGGGWLFGNVGSHRRMISKLSRSAGLPVLALDYRLVPAVTFEQEIADCVAGYRWLLEQGVKPENVVIMGDSAGGHLTFATALHARDEGLPMPAGLVGISGVYDMTTEHKKAHANHAADRTGALAALEWMMRVVLAGADPTDGKISPLRADLTGLPRTLLVVSSSEVIYCDSEQLAERLTEAGVPCTLSVWPNQLHVFQAFGPVVPEATRSLVEIARWVRTVVT; the protein is encoded by the coding sequence ATGACGGAACGTCAGATCCGGCCCCAGATCCGTCGGCGGACCAAGGCCACCCTCCGCTCGCGCGCGGTCGTCGCCGCGTTCGGCAGGGCGACGGCGCCGCACCTGGCGAAGCTGACCGGTGACGAGATCACGCCGGAGATCGCGGCGCGGTTCGCCCGGCTGGACAAGGTCTCCGCCCGCGTCCCGGCACTACGGGGCTCGCGGACCGAACGCTTCACGATCGGCGACTTCGAGGCCGAGTGGGTGCACGGCCCTGGCGTGCCGGGGGGTGCGCCGGACTCCCGGGACCGGGTGATCCTCTACCTCCACGGCGGTGGCTGGCTGTTCGGCAACGTCGGTTCGCACCGGCGGATGATCAGCAAGCTGTCGCGGTCCGCCGGTCTGCCGGTGCTCGCCCTGGACTACCGGCTCGTGCCGGCCGTGACGTTCGAGCAGGAGATCGCCGACTGCGTCGCCGGCTACCGCTGGCTGCTCGAGCAGGGCGTCAAGCCCGAGAACGTCGTCATCATGGGCGACTCCGCCGGCGGCCACCTCACCTTCGCCACCGCGCTCCACGCGCGGGACGAGGGTCTGCCGATGCCGGCCGGGCTGGTCGGCATCTCCGGCGTCTACGACATGACGACGGAGCACAAGAAGGCGCACGCGAACCACGCCGCCGACCGGACGGGCGCGCTCGCCGCGTTGGAGTGGATGATGCGCGTCGTCCTCGCCGGCGCCGACCCCACCGACGGCAAGATCTCCCCGCTCCGAGCGGACCTCACCGGCCTGCCGAGGACGCTGCTCGTCGTCAGCTCGAGCGAGGTCATCTACTGCGACTCGGAGCAGCTGGCCGAGCGGCTGACGGAGGCCGGGGTCCCGTGCACCCTCTCCGTCTGGCCGAACCAGTTGCACGTGTTCCAGGCCTTCGGCCCGGTGGTCCCCGAGGCCACCCGCTCGCTGGTCGAGATCGCCCGCTGGGTGCGCACGGTGGTGACCTGA
- a CDS encoding helix-turn-helix domain-containing protein produces the protein MAPEVTPGDSDLVTVLEDVATAAEDGAREQSRLAAAARAAAREQRGEHRPSQRDAVRRVLAAVAAQADRFTAAAGSLRRTWAAALAAQGMSRRQIATHLGVSHQRVSALLARESGRVRFGTPSGARPAGGDGV, from the coding sequence ATGGCACCTGAGGTCACACCGGGCGATTCGGATCTGGTCACGGTGCTGGAGGATGTCGCCACGGCGGCCGAGGACGGGGCCCGCGAGCAGTCGCGGCTGGCGGCCGCCGCTCGGGCAGCGGCGCGCGAACAGCGAGGCGAGCACCGTCCGTCGCAGCGCGACGCTGTCCGACGGGTTCTCGCGGCAGTCGCCGCCCAGGCTGACCGCTTCACGGCCGCTGCGGGAAGTTTGCGGCGGACCTGGGCGGCTGCCCTGGCTGCTCAGGGAATGTCCCGGCGGCAGATCGCCACGCACCTGGGCGTCAGCCACCAGCGGGTGTCGGCGCTGCTGGCTCGGGAGTCAGGACGTGTGCGGTTCGGGACTCCGTCGGGTGCCCGCCCAGCCGGCGGAGACGGTGTGTGA
- a CDS encoding ATP-binding protein, with protein sequence MCEQARLDLPATPRSAGDARRFVAAQCDRWGLPLLVEDGVLAVSELVANAVVHGRSAVRLTLSLTGDVVEVAVGDSSPRPPVVRPVRLSLDEDIDQAVALSRDQLDEPGAQWLIGEAGSITAGRGMLIVDAIADEWGISSRAVGKDVWFRLRTPTGADRVCRCPGSAATTPGGLPLRV encoded by the coding sequence GTGTGTGAGCAGGCGCGGCTGGACCTTCCTGCCACCCCTCGGTCCGCCGGGGATGCACGACGGTTCGTGGCCGCGCAATGTGATCGCTGGGGTCTGCCGCTGCTCGTCGAGGACGGCGTTCTCGCCGTCAGCGAGCTGGTGGCCAACGCGGTCGTGCACGGCCGCAGCGCTGTTCGCCTGACCCTGAGCCTGACCGGAGACGTCGTCGAGGTCGCCGTCGGGGACTCCAGTCCGCGCCCTCCGGTCGTGCGCCCGGTACGCCTGAGTCTGGACGAGGACATCGATCAGGCGGTGGCGCTCTCGCGGGATCAGCTGGACGAACCCGGTGCGCAGTGGCTGATCGGCGAGGCCGGCAGCATCACGGCCGGCCGCGGGATGTTGATCGTCGACGCCATCGCCGACGAGTGGGGCATCAGTTCGCGTGCCGTCGGCAAGGACGTCTGGTTTCGGCTCCGGACCCCGACCGGCGCGGATCGGGTGTGCCGGTGCCCGGGCAGCGCGGCGACCACCCCGGGCGGTCTGCCCCTGCGAGTGTGA
- a CDS encoding ABC transporter ATP-binding protein, which translates to MSVPALELRGLTKRFGSVTAVDRLTLTVNQGEIFGFLGPNGAGKSTTIRMLLNLLRADAGTALILGVPSTDVTAAHQHVAYVPGDVALWPQLTGRETLELLGNLSGRVDTAFRDELVARLRLNLDQRVRSYSKGNRQKVALVAAFMTRPDVLLLDEPTAGLDPLMEEQFQQLAREAAARGQTVFLSSHLLSEVEDVCSRVAILRRGRLVELAELATLQGLGSTVLEATFDGAPPRLDDLAGVSRVEAIPGGLRMHVAGSPAPVLARLAEAGVSRLRSHEPSLEEIFLGYYADPVTT; encoded by the coding sequence ATGTCGGTTCCGGCGCTGGAGCTGCGGGGCCTGACCAAGCGGTTCGGCTCGGTGACCGCCGTCGACCGGCTCACCCTGACCGTCAACCAGGGCGAGATCTTCGGGTTCCTCGGGCCGAACGGCGCCGGGAAGTCGACGACGATCCGGATGCTCCTGAACCTGCTCCGGGCCGACGCGGGGACCGCGCTGATTCTGGGCGTGCCCAGTACGGACGTGACCGCGGCGCACCAGCACGTCGCGTACGTCCCGGGCGACGTCGCGCTGTGGCCGCAGCTGACCGGCCGCGAGACGCTGGAGCTGCTGGGCAACCTGAGCGGCCGGGTCGACACCGCCTTCCGCGACGAGCTCGTCGCCCGCCTCCGCCTCAATCTCGACCAGCGCGTCCGCTCGTACTCCAAGGGGAACCGGCAGAAGGTCGCCCTGGTGGCCGCGTTCATGACCCGGCCCGACGTCCTGCTGCTCGACGAACCGACCGCCGGGCTCGACCCGCTGATGGAGGAGCAGTTCCAGCAGCTTGCTCGCGAGGCCGCCGCGCGCGGGCAGACGGTGTTCCTCTCCTCCCACCTGCTCTCCGAGGTCGAGGACGTCTGCTCCCGGGTCGCGATCCTCCGCCGCGGGCGACTGGTCGAGCTCGCCGAGCTCGCGACTCTGCAGGGACTGGGCTCGACCGTGCTCGAGGCGACCTTCGACGGGGCACCGCCCCGACTCGACGACCTCGCCGGCGTCAGCCGGGTCGAGGCAATCCCGGGCGGGCTGCGGATGCACGTCGCCGGCTCGCCCGCCCCGGTCCTCGCCCGGCTCGCGGAGGCCGGCGTCAGCCGCCTGCGCAGCCATGAGCCCTCGCTGGAGGAGATCTTCCTCGGCTACTACGCCGATCCGGTGACGACGTGA
- a CDS encoding HAD-IC family P-type ATPase, translating to MALDGLTAAEVAERVADGRSNDVPVVAARSIRDIVRSNVFTRFNAVIGTLAVLMIVIGPPQDALFGFVIVVNTGIGIVQEVRAKRTLERLAIVGESRPRVRRDGRVVEVAPRELVLDDLVELGAGDEIVVDGEIVAADALEVDESLLTGESDAVHRVVGEHVLSGSFVVAGSGVYRATRVGREAYAAQLAEEASRFTLTASELRHGVDAILRIITYLMIPAAVLIVISQLTIDDEPTRDALRGTVAALVPMVPEGLVLLTSLAFAVGVVRLGRRQCLVQELPAIEGLARVDVVCTDKTGTLTENGMRLAELRVCNGHDESAAVLTAMAAADPRPNASMLAIAEAYPPGAEVPAAARVMPFSSARKWSGVGFDSTAAAGDWVLGAPDVLLDAADPARVEAEGAGAQGLRVLLLGRAAGAVDGPDGPGSIEAAALVVLEQRIRPEAGPALRYFESQDVTLKVVSGDNAVSVGAVAAALELDGADHPLDARQLPAEPEAFAEAVENTSVFGRVTPTQKREMVGALHSRGHTVAMTGDGVNDVLALKDADIGVAMGSGSAASRAVAQIVLLDNSFATLPHVVAEGRRVIGNIERVANLFLTKTVYSVLLAIVIGVMGIPFPFLPRHLTLVGSLTIGIPAFFLALAPNTERARPGFVRRVLRLAVPAGVVAGVCSVGTYLLVREMDSATEDQHSTAAVLALFVVSVWVLVVVARPLTWWKLLVVAAACGSFLMCLLVPSLQDFWALYPDHVGATTTALSVGAVGCVAIEISARVQGRAGRNPGPPTNRSRRADLAARA from the coding sequence ATGGCGTTGGACGGACTGACCGCGGCCGAGGTGGCCGAGCGCGTCGCTGACGGCCGCTCCAACGACGTGCCGGTGGTGGCCGCGCGCTCGATCCGCGACATCGTCCGGTCGAACGTCTTCACCCGGTTCAACGCGGTGATCGGGACGCTGGCGGTCCTGATGATCGTCATCGGTCCGCCGCAGGACGCCCTGTTCGGGTTCGTCATCGTCGTCAACACCGGCATCGGGATCGTGCAGGAGGTCCGCGCGAAGCGGACCCTGGAGCGCCTGGCGATCGTGGGGGAGTCCCGTCCGCGCGTGCGCCGCGACGGACGTGTCGTCGAGGTCGCGCCGCGCGAGCTCGTCCTCGACGACCTCGTGGAGCTCGGGGCGGGCGACGAGATCGTCGTCGACGGCGAGATCGTGGCCGCCGATGCGCTGGAGGTCGACGAGTCCCTGCTGACCGGGGAGTCCGACGCCGTGCACCGCGTCGTCGGGGAGCACGTGCTCTCGGGCTCGTTCGTCGTCGCCGGGAGCGGTGTCTACCGCGCCACCCGTGTCGGGCGGGAGGCGTACGCCGCGCAGCTCGCCGAGGAGGCCAGCCGGTTCACCCTGACCGCGTCGGAGCTGCGCCACGGCGTCGACGCGATCCTGCGCATCATCACCTACCTGATGATCCCGGCCGCGGTGCTCATCGTGATCAGCCAGCTCACGATCGACGACGAGCCGACCCGGGACGCGCTGCGGGGCACGGTCGCGGCCCTGGTGCCGATGGTCCCCGAGGGCCTGGTCCTGCTGACCAGCCTGGCGTTCGCCGTCGGGGTCGTCCGGCTCGGGCGGCGGCAGTGCCTGGTCCAGGAACTGCCCGCCATCGAGGGCCTTGCGCGGGTTGACGTCGTGTGCACGGACAAGACCGGCACGCTCACCGAGAACGGCATGCGCCTGGCCGAGCTGCGGGTGTGCAACGGCCACGACGAGTCGGCCGCGGTGCTCACCGCGATGGCGGCCGCCGACCCGCGGCCCAACGCCAGCATGCTCGCGATCGCCGAGGCGTACCCGCCGGGCGCGGAGGTCCCGGCAGCCGCGCGAGTGATGCCGTTCTCCTCGGCGCGCAAGTGGAGCGGCGTCGGGTTCGACTCGACCGCCGCGGCGGGGGACTGGGTCCTCGGTGCCCCCGACGTCCTGCTCGACGCGGCGGACCCGGCCCGGGTCGAGGCCGAGGGGGCCGGGGCTCAGGGCCTGCGCGTCCTGCTGCTCGGCCGCGCGGCCGGCGCGGTCGACGGCCCGGACGGCCCGGGCTCCATCGAGGCCGCCGCCCTCGTCGTCCTGGAGCAGCGCATCCGGCCGGAGGCCGGTCCGGCGCTGCGGTACTTCGAGTCGCAGGACGTGACGCTGAAGGTTGTCTCCGGCGACAACGCGGTCTCGGTCGGGGCGGTCGCCGCCGCGCTGGAGCTCGACGGCGCGGACCATCCGCTGGACGCCCGGCAGCTGCCGGCCGAGCCGGAGGCGTTCGCCGAGGCCGTCGAGAACACGAGCGTCTTCGGGCGCGTGACGCCCACTCAGAAGCGCGAGATGGTGGGTGCCTTGCACTCCCGCGGCCACACGGTCGCGATGACCGGCGACGGCGTCAACGACGTGCTCGCGCTCAAGGACGCCGACATCGGCGTCGCGATGGGCTCGGGCAGCGCCGCCAGCCGCGCAGTCGCGCAGATCGTGCTGCTCGACAACTCCTTCGCGACGCTGCCGCACGTCGTCGCGGAGGGCCGGCGGGTGATCGGCAACATCGAACGGGTCGCGAACCTGTTCCTCACCAAGACCGTCTACTCGGTCCTGCTGGCGATCGTCATCGGCGTGATGGGAATCCCGTTCCCGTTCCTGCCGCGGCACCTCACGCTGGTCGGTTCGTTGACGATCGGGATCCCGGCGTTCTTCCTCGCGCTCGCGCCCAACACCGAGCGGGCACGGCCCGGCTTCGTCCGGCGGGTGCTGCGGCTGGCGGTCCCGGCCGGGGTGGTGGCCGGCGTGTGCAGTGTCGGCACCTACCTGCTCGTGCGCGAGATGGACTCCGCGACCGAGGACCAGCACAGCACCGCCGCGGTCCTCGCGTTGTTCGTCGTGTCGGTCTGGGTGCTCGTCGTCGTGGCGCGGCCGCTGACGTGGTGGAAGCTGCTGGTCGTTGCCGCCGCGTGCGGAAGCTTCCTGATGTGCCTGCTCGTCCCGTCGCTGCAGGACTTCTGGGCGCTGTACCCCGACCACGTGGGCGCGACCACGACGGCGCTCTCCGTCGGTGCCGTCGGCTGCGTCGCGATCGAGATCAGTGCCCGGGTGCAGGGTCGGGCAGGTCGAAACCCGGGTCCACCGACGAACCGTTCTCGTCGTGCGGACCTCGCTGCGAGAGCGTGA
- a CDS encoding ArsR/SmtB family transcription factor, which translates to MTTPLHQLKAEFFKTLGHPVRIRVLELLSEREQTVAEMLPEVNVEASNLSQQLAVLRRAGLVTSRREGSNVRYALVSPKVAELLVVARGILTSVLSGQAGLLTDMHEQYPEEQVVPRRRRAG; encoded by the coding sequence GTGACGACACCGCTGCACCAACTGAAGGCCGAGTTCTTCAAGACGCTCGGCCACCCGGTGCGCATCCGGGTCCTGGAACTGCTCAGCGAGCGCGAGCAGACGGTCGCCGAGATGCTGCCCGAGGTGAACGTCGAGGCGTCGAACCTCTCGCAGCAGCTCGCTGTCCTGCGCCGCGCCGGCCTGGTCACGTCGCGGCGCGAGGGGTCGAACGTCCGTTACGCCCTCGTCAGCCCGAAGGTGGCCGAACTGCTTGTCGTCGCCCGCGGCATCCTGACCTCGGTCCTGAGCGGCCAGGCCGGCCTGCTGACCGACATGCACGAGCAGTACCCCGAGGAACAGGTCGTTCCGCGGCGGCGCCGCGCTGGGTGA
- a CDS encoding GreA/GreB family elongation factor, translating to MSAATPDVRAGARTLRARVRELLEEEYRRLRELDRESRSPAELELIDRRIRDVHDYLGTVVDRAAGVGIGVGTTVVIDDGKGPRTVLVSPLEVYDPDALSAEDGLGRALIGARPGDRVRYATPDGPTMVRVVAVGS from the coding sequence ATGAGCGCGGCGACGCCCGACGTCCGGGCCGGGGCGAGGACGCTGCGGGCGCGGGTCCGCGAGCTGCTCGAGGAGGAGTACCGCCGCCTCCGCGAGCTGGACCGCGAGAGCCGTTCTCCGGCGGAACTCGAACTGATCGATCGCCGCATCCGGGACGTCCACGACTACCTGGGTACGGTCGTGGACCGCGCGGCCGGGGTCGGGATCGGGGTCGGCACGACGGTGGTCATCGACGACGGCAAGGGCCCGCGCACGGTGCTCGTCAGCCCGCTCGAGGTCTACGACCCCGACGCGCTCAGCGCCGAGGACGGACTCGGCCGGGCGCTGATCGGCGCGCGTCCCGGCGACCGCGTGCGCTACGCCACCCCGGACGGACCCACGATGGTGCGCGTCGTCGCGGTCGGAAGCTGA
- a CDS encoding universal stress protein: MTGQIVVGVDGTDGGRRALTWALRHAGTNGARVLAAAVYYDPAALNPAADPGRAPSPRAQAARRDAERHLANDVAAVRAWVPEAPPVDTIVVPGDVIAHALTALAEGADLLVVGSHGHGVVTSRVLGTVSMGCVTSAPCPVLVVPARDRHVPADETATDRPLLADRR, encoded by the coding sequence ATGACCGGACAGATCGTCGTCGGCGTCGACGGGACGGACGGCGGACGCCGTGCCCTGACCTGGGCCCTGCGCCACGCAGGAACCAACGGCGCGCGCGTCCTCGCCGCGGCCGTCTACTACGACCCGGCTGCGCTGAACCCCGCCGCGGACCCCGGCCGTGCCCCCTCGCCGCGCGCGCAGGCCGCACGCCGCGACGCGGAACGGCACCTCGCCAACGACGTCGCCGCCGTACGGGCGTGGGTCCCCGAAGCACCACCGGTCGACACGATCGTCGTTCCCGGCGACGTCATCGCCCACGCGCTCACCGCTCTCGCCGAGGGGGCCGACCTACTGGTCGTCGGCAGCCACGGCCACGGCGTCGTCACCAGTCGCGTCCTCGGCACCGTGTCCATGGGGTGCGTCACCAGCGCCCCCTGCCCCGTCCTCGTCGTGCCGGCGAGAGACCGGCACGTCCCGGCCGACGAGACCGCGACGGACCGCCCGCTCCTGGCGGACCGGCGATGA